One Echinicola strongylocentroti DNA window includes the following coding sequences:
- the yihA gene encoding ribosome biogenesis GTP-binding protein YihA/YsxC codes for MIKKATFLTSNSDFRKCPEPTMPEFAFIGRSNVGKSSLINMLANNKNLAKTSGKPGKTQLINHFDAEGKWWIVDLPGYGFAQVSKSIKSDWEKMIKGYLTNRPNLIATFVLIDSRLEPQQRDLDFILWCAQNEVPIVLAFTKADKLSVSKVKGNVSKFLMASNAIFEEAPLYFVTSSTNAVGREEMVEFMAEQAEEFNAEK; via the coding sequence ATGATTAAAAAGGCGACGTTTTTAACCAGTAATTCTGATTTCAGAAAATGTCCGGAACCCACCATGCCGGAGTTTGCTTTTATAGGCCGGTCCAATGTGGGGAAAAGTTCACTGATCAATATGCTGGCCAATAACAAAAATTTGGCAAAGACTTCAGGGAAGCCGGGCAAAACGCAGTTGATAAACCATTTTGATGCCGAGGGGAAGTGGTGGATTGTGGATTTGCCAGGATATGGATTTGCACAAGTAAGTAAAAGTATAAAGTCGGATTGGGAAAAGATGATCAAGGGTTATCTGACCAACCGTCCCAATCTGATCGCCACCTTTGTGCTGATCGATAGTAGACTGGAGCCCCAACAGCGTGATCTGGATTTTATTCTTTGGTGTGCTCAAAACGAAGTGCCCATAGTTTTGGCGTTTACCAAAGCGGATAAACTGTCCGTGAGCAAGGTAAAGGGAAATGTGAGCAAGTTTCTGATGGCCTCAAATGCCATTTTTGAGGAGGCTCCATTGTATTTTGTGACGTCCTCTACCAATGCCGTTGGGAGAGAGGAAATGGTTGAATTCATGGCTGAGCAGGCAGAAGAATTTAACGCAGAGAAATGA
- a CDS encoding ABC-F family ATP-binding cassette domain-containing protein gives MNYLSVENLSKTFGDKPLFHQISFGIDQGQKVALVGINGAGKSTLMKIIMELEIPDEGEVAINQAVKTTYVHQNPVFEDNLSIYQTIFSASSNETLQTIEQYQKAMLTAQSGKDNTQELTSIMEKMDRLQAWDFEYQINEVLGKLGLHDTSLPVGNLSGGQRKRVALAKAILEKPDLLLLDEPTNHLDLETIEWLEDYLSKANLSLFMVTHDRYFLEKVTNEILELDAGKIFRYTGNYSYFLNKKAERREIEATEQEKAKSLYKKELEWIRRQPKARGTKAKYRVDAFESTKEKAFQRKEEREVALQVSAKRLGSKIVEIDKLFKSYGDKKIVTDFSYTFKKGDKIGIVGPNGAGKTTFLNLLTGALSPDQGEISIGQTTAFGYYRQEESSFDETKRLIDLVKEVAEVVTLSNGSTITASQFLNQFGFPPKQQHTPISKLSGGEKRRLQLLMVLIKTPNFLILDEPTNDLDIVTLNTLEEFLENFPGCMIIVSHDRYFMDRLVEHIFVFRGEGTIKDFPGNYTDLREWEKEEEGKEAAAKLATKEQETITKKTPAPQKRSSKASFKQKQEFKEIQQKINRLEDEKKSFINKIDQGTEDHEVLLEWSTAIQGIDEQLEELEFRWLELSELDDIMD, from the coding sequence ATGAATTACCTTTCTGTAGAAAATCTCTCCAAAACCTTTGGAGACAAACCGCTCTTCCACCAGATATCTTTTGGAATAGATCAGGGACAAAAAGTAGCCTTGGTAGGCATTAATGGTGCCGGAAAATCCACCTTGATGAAAATCATCATGGAGTTGGAAATCCCCGACGAAGGCGAAGTCGCCATCAACCAAGCAGTCAAAACAACCTACGTTCATCAAAACCCCGTCTTTGAGGACAACTTATCCATTTATCAAACCATTTTTTCAGCATCCTCAAACGAAACACTGCAAACGATCGAGCAGTACCAAAAGGCGATGCTGACTGCTCAGTCCGGAAAAGACAACACCCAGGAGCTTACCAGTATCATGGAAAAGATGGATCGCTTGCAGGCCTGGGACTTTGAATATCAGATCAATGAGGTGCTGGGAAAACTCGGCCTCCACGACACCAGCTTGCCGGTGGGCAACCTCTCCGGAGGCCAGCGGAAGCGGGTAGCTTTGGCTAAAGCCATTTTGGAAAAGCCTGATTTGCTCCTACTGGACGAGCCCACCAACCACCTGGACCTAGAGACCATCGAATGGCTGGAAGACTACCTTTCCAAAGCCAACCTTTCCTTGTTTATGGTCACACACGACAGGTATTTCCTCGAAAAAGTCACCAATGAAATCTTGGAACTAGATGCAGGTAAAATCTTCCGGTACACAGGAAATTACAGCTATTTCCTCAACAAGAAAGCAGAAAGAAGAGAAATCGAAGCCACCGAACAGGAAAAAGCCAAAAGCCTTTATAAAAAAGAACTGGAATGGATTCGCAGGCAGCCTAAAGCGAGGGGCACCAAGGCAAAATACAGGGTAGACGCTTTTGAATCCACCAAGGAAAAAGCGTTCCAACGAAAAGAAGAACGGGAAGTAGCCTTACAAGTTTCTGCCAAAAGGCTGGGCAGCAAGATCGTAGAGATCGACAAGCTATTCAAAAGCTACGGGGACAAGAAAATAGTCACCGACTTTTCGTACACCTTCAAAAAAGGAGATAAAATCGGTATCGTAGGCCCAAATGGCGCCGGAAAAACCACCTTCCTTAACCTATTGACAGGAGCACTTTCTCCAGATCAAGGCGAGATCAGCATTGGCCAAACTACCGCTTTTGGCTATTATCGGCAAGAAGAAAGCTCATTTGACGAGACCAAACGGCTCATCGACTTGGTCAAAGAAGTGGCAGAAGTGGTCACGCTGTCCAATGGAAGTACCATCACCGCATCCCAATTCCTTAATCAATTCGGCTTTCCTCCCAAGCAACAACACACTCCGATCTCCAAACTTTCGGGTGGAGAAAAAAGAAGGTTGCAGCTTTTGATGGTACTTATCAAGACCCCAAACTTCTTGATTCTCGACGAACCTACCAATGACCTGGATATTGTAACATTGAATACTTTGGAAGAATTTTTGGAAAACTTCCCAGGTTGCATGATTATTGTATCCCATGACCGGTACTTTATGGATCGCTTAGTGGAGCACATCTTTGTCTTCAGAGGCGAAGGTACCATCAAGGATTTTCCAGGCAACTATACTGACCTCAGGGAATGGGAAAAGGAGGAAGAAGGCAAAGAAGCTGCCGCAAAACTAGCCACCAAAGAACAAGAAACAATAACGAAGAAAACCCCTGCCCCCCAAAAAAGAAGTAGTAAAGCCTCTTTTAAACAAAAACAGGAATTCAAAGAAATACAGCAAAAGATCAATCGCCTGGAGGATGAGAAAAAATCCTTCATAAACAAAATCGATCAAGGCACTGAAGACCACGAAGTTTTGCTAGAGTGGTCCACTGCCATCCAAGGCATTGATGAGCAACTGGAAGAACTTGAATTCAGGTGGCTTGAACTGAGCGAGCTGGATGATATTATGGATTAA
- a CDS encoding nucleoside phosphorylase: MTKVIPASELIINPDGSIYHLNLKPEYLASTVITVGDPERVPKISQYFDEVEVKITKREFVTHTGTYKGKRLSVMSTGMGTDNIEIFMTELDALVNIDLQTRKVKPDHTALKIVRVGTSGSMRKEIPAGALVASNFAVGLDTLMQYYAADYSQKELAVGLAVQQSLGLGFLPYCFEGSKALIERLCTQEIVLGNTATCPGFFGPQGREVRLKPAIPDIIERLAAIDLDGFQLTNFEMETAGYYAMGKMLGHEVLSLNAIVANRITQEFVDDPSAVVDRLIHHTLENI, translated from the coding sequence ATGACAAAGGTAATTCCAGCATCTGAACTTATTATTAATCCTGATGGAAGCATCTATCATTTAAACTTGAAGCCAGAATATCTGGCTTCAACTGTTATTACGGTAGGTGATCCAGAGCGAGTACCGAAAATCTCCCAATATTTTGATGAAGTGGAGGTGAAAATAACCAAACGGGAGTTTGTGACGCATACAGGTACTTATAAGGGAAAGCGGCTCTCTGTGATGAGTACAGGGATGGGCACGGATAATATTGAGATTTTTATGACAGAACTGGATGCCTTGGTGAATATCGATCTACAAACGCGAAAGGTCAAGCCCGACCATACCGCTCTTAAGATTGTGCGTGTTGGTACATCAGGAAGCATGCGGAAAGAGATTCCTGCAGGAGCCTTGGTTGCTTCTAATTTTGCTGTGGGTTTGGACACCTTGATGCAGTATTATGCAGCAGACTACAGCCAAAAAGAACTGGCCGTAGGACTTGCCGTTCAGCAGTCACTTGGATTAGGGTTTCTTCCCTACTGTTTTGAAGGTTCCAAGGCGCTGATTGAAAGGCTATGTACACAGGAAATAGTGTTGGGAAACACCGCTACTTGCCCGGGATTTTTTGGCCCACAAGGGAGAGAAGTCCGGCTCAAGCCTGCTATTCCAGATATCATCGAGAGACTTGCAGCTATTGATTTGGACGGGTTTCAATTGACCAATTTTGAGATGGAAACAGCCGGGTATTATGCCATGGGGAAAATGCTTGGCCATGAAGTGCTCAGCCTCAATGCCATCGTCGCCAATCGCATTACGCAGGAGTTTGTAGATGATCCAAGCGCAGTAGTGGATCGCCTGATCCATCATACCTTGGAGAATATTTAG
- a CDS encoding DUF2851 family protein, translated as MHFREDFIHAVWKYQYFDKRGLTTVADAALEIKKIGFQNFHQGPDFSEAHVAIDGIDFFGNIEVHIRSSDWDAHGHEDDENYDSVILHVVWEHDMEVSRNDSTYIPTLELKGKVYLDVLRNYQRLISTRRQLLCSDFLADVKPIIKFSMLERALVERLQEKSKLIHEEVRLTSGDWEEVAYRWLFHCFGFKVNSEPMLKLAKAMPYRLVKKHADQPLVQEALLMGQAGFCYQDKPDDYTLFMKREYEFYRKKYQLGESIYPSEWKFMRVRPGNYPSVRISQLVAVLSKSPSLFSLLIHKVRTVSDLAQLFRVKPNAYWEHHYQLSKKSGKSQNRLLSNRTLQLLGINFIAPLWYAYGKYTDEEVWRERCFDFLQEIPAEENRIITSFQTEGWIPESAYDTQGMIGVHHAYCSLKKCLGCKIGQNVLRPAK; from the coding sequence ATGCACTTTAGAGAGGATTTTATACATGCGGTCTGGAAGTACCAATATTTTGACAAGCGGGGACTGACCACGGTCGCAGATGCTGCTTTGGAAATCAAGAAGATTGGATTTCAGAACTTTCATCAAGGGCCTGACTTTTCGGAAGCACATGTGGCCATCGATGGGATAGATTTTTTTGGTAACATTGAAGTACATATAAGGTCCTCTGACTGGGATGCACATGGCCATGAAGATGACGAAAACTACGATTCGGTCATTCTGCACGTGGTGTGGGAACATGATATGGAAGTGAGCCGGAATGATAGCACTTACATTCCGACGCTGGAGCTGAAGGGGAAGGTGTATTTGGATGTGCTGAGAAATTACCAGCGCCTTATCAGTACTCGCCGACAACTGCTTTGCAGTGATTTTCTAGCGGATGTAAAGCCCATCATAAAATTCTCGATGCTGGAACGGGCTTTGGTGGAACGGTTACAGGAGAAATCCAAACTTATTCATGAAGAAGTCCGATTGACCTCAGGGGATTGGGAGGAAGTGGCTTATAGGTGGTTGTTCCATTGTTTTGGCTTTAAGGTGAATAGTGAACCGATGCTTAAGCTTGCCAAGGCGATGCCTTATCGCTTGGTAAAAAAACATGCTGATCAGCCCTTGGTACAGGAGGCACTTTTGATGGGGCAGGCTGGATTTTGCTATCAGGATAAACCTGACGATTACACGCTGTTCATGAAAAGGGAATACGAATTTTATCGGAAGAAATATCAATTAGGGGAGTCGATTTACCCCTCCGAATGGAAGTTTATGCGGGTGAGACCGGGTAATTACCCTTCTGTGAGGATCAGTCAATTGGTTGCTGTACTTTCGAAAAGCCCCAGTCTGTTTTCGTTATTGATCCATAAAGTCAGGACCGTTTCTGACCTTGCGCAGTTGTTTCGTGTAAAACCCAATGCCTATTGGGAGCATCACTATCAGCTGAGCAAAAAAAGTGGCAAATCTCAAAACAGGTTATTGAGCAACCGAACCTTACAGCTGCTGGGGATCAATTTCATTGCACCGCTTTGGTATGCTTATGGTAAATACACTGATGAGGAAGTGTGGAGGGAGCGGTGCTTTGACTTTTTACAAGAAATCCCCGCAGAAGAAAACCGGATTATCACCTCCTTCCAGACGGAAGGCTGGATACCAGAGAGTGCTTATGATACCCAAGGAATGATCGGTGTTCACCACGCTTATTGCAGTCTTAAAAAATGCTTGGGTTGCAAAATCGGGCAAAACGTCTTGAGACCAGCGAAATGA
- a CDS encoding DUF5606 family protein, with the protein MEFKEIATVAGKPGLYKVLKPSRSGVILESMDAKKAKLVVGANHRVSILSEISIYTMTEEGASPLQEVMITIEKEFEGDTGLAKDADNDEYMAFMKHILPEFDEQRVYPSDIKKLISWYKIIREHAPEVLEEQAATDESAEEKED; encoded by the coding sequence ATGGAATTTAAAGAAATAGCTACCGTGGCAGGCAAGCCCGGATTGTATAAAGTGCTTAAACCAAGTAGGAGTGGGGTGATTTTGGAATCCATGGATGCCAAAAAGGCAAAGCTGGTAGTCGGAGCAAACCATCGCGTTTCTATCCTAAGTGAGATTTCGATTTATACCATGACCGAGGAAGGGGCCAGCCCGCTCCAAGAGGTGATGATCACCATTGAGAAGGAGTTTGAAGGGGACACTGGCTTGGCAAAGGATGCCGATAATGACGAGTATATGGCATTTATGAAGCATATCCTCCCCGAGTTTGATGAGCAACGCGTATATCCTTCCGATATCAAAAAATTGATTTCTTGGTATAAGATAATCCGCGAGCATGCACCAGAAGTGCTGGAAGAGCAAGCTGCAACTGATGAGAGTGCAGAAGAAAAAGAAGATTAA
- the porT gene encoding type IX secretion/gliding motility protein PorT/SprT, translating to MQTVNIWHKFNLHWRKITLTFSLLCLCMLSGLAQDRYNPINPSGQDDQFLSYGFFLAAHTTSLRLKYSDAFMDPENPAYANIRSIQPVFSPGFSLGFLLKMRLHDQLTFMATPKVGFYEFRTDVSYFAEEAGLAGDIIIPGDGEPYTETVITEMTMVEMPLLFKYKSMRFDNSRMFFVAGANPMFRTKSQDEADADQLVLKSKDVALELGVGFDFYFKFFKFSPEIRFSHGLNNIYKSETSDQTFAGAISELRRKSITLYLNFQ from the coding sequence ATGCAAACCGTTAACATTTGGCATAAGTTCAATCTACATTGGAGAAAAATAACCCTCACTTTTTCTCTTCTGTGTCTCTGTATGCTGTCTGGGCTTGCCCAAGACAGGTATAACCCGATCAACCCATCGGGACAGGATGACCAGTTTCTGAGCTATGGGTTCTTCTTGGCCGCCCATACCACCAGTCTCCGCCTAAAATACAGTGATGCCTTTATGGATCCCGAAAATCCAGCCTATGCCAATATCCGAAGCATCCAACCAGTATTTTCCCCAGGCTTTTCGTTGGGGTTCCTGTTAAAAATGCGACTTCATGACCAGCTGACTTTCATGGCCACTCCTAAAGTGGGCTTTTATGAGTTCCGTACAGATGTCTCTTACTTTGCTGAGGAAGCAGGTCTTGCGGGAGATATCATAATACCCGGAGATGGTGAACCTTACACAGAAACCGTGATTACCGAAATGACCATGGTCGAGATGCCTTTGCTCTTCAAGTATAAATCTATGCGATTTGACAATTCACGCATGTTTTTTGTCGCAGGGGCCAATCCCATGTTCCGTACCAAGAGCCAAGACGAGGCAGATGCAGACCAATTAGTCCTCAAAAGCAAGGACGTGGCACTGGAACTTGGAGTGGGCTTTGATTTCTACTTTAAGTTTTTCAAATTTTCTCCAGAAATCCGATTTTCACATGGCTTGAACAATATTTATAAATCTGAAACCTCCGATCAAACCTTCGCCGGTGCCATCAGTGAACTACGTCGAAAATCCATCACCCTCTACCTCAATTTCCAGTAA
- the ubiE gene encoding bifunctional demethylmenaquinone methyltransferase/2-methoxy-6-polyprenyl-1,4-benzoquinol methylase UbiE — translation MSVVPYKDQQEGKKAQVANMFNNISKRYDLLNHLLSMGIDITWRKKAIKILQKDQPKLILDIATGTGDFAIEALALNPDKVIGVDISEGMLAEGKKKIKNKKLDHLIEMQMGDSEKLLFEENKFDAVIVSFGVRNFENLEKGLADMYRVLKPGGKTVIVEFSKPKKFPFKQGYNFYFKYILPQIGKLVSKDQSAYTYLPESVQAFPDGESFLTVLKKVGFNNTKCKPLTFGISSIYIGEK, via the coding sequence ATGTCAGTAGTCCCTTACAAAGATCAGCAAGAAGGTAAAAAAGCCCAAGTGGCCAATATGTTTAACAACATCAGCAAGCGCTACGACTTACTGAATCACTTGCTGAGCATGGGCATAGACATCACATGGCGCAAAAAAGCCATTAAAATACTCCAAAAAGACCAGCCCAAGCTGATCTTGGATATTGCCACAGGCACTGGCGATTTTGCCATCGAAGCGTTAGCGCTCAACCCAGACAAAGTCATCGGAGTGGACATTTCTGAAGGAATGCTGGCTGAAGGCAAAAAGAAAATAAAAAATAAAAAACTGGATCACCTGATCGAAATGCAGATGGGAGATTCAGAAAAGTTGCTTTTTGAAGAAAATAAATTTGATGCCGTCATCGTTTCTTTTGGGGTGAGGAACTTCGAGAACCTCGAAAAAGGATTGGCAGACATGTACCGGGTACTGAAGCCAGGTGGCAAAACCGTCATAGTCGAGTTTTCTAAACCCAAAAAGTTTCCGTTTAAACAAGGATACAACTTTTATTTCAAGTATATTTTACCTCAGATAGGAAAGCTTGTTTCCAAAGACCAGTCAGCCTATACTTATTTACCAGAATCAGTACAGGCATTTCCGGATGGAGAGAGTTTCCTGACAGTTTTGAAAAAGGTCGGCTTCAACAACACAAAATGCAAACCGTTAACATTTGGCATAAGTTCAATCTACATTGGAGAAAAATAA
- the fbp gene encoding class 1 fructose-bisphosphatase, translating into MKTKPYQPNNSVLGYSVGVTLDRFIKSKQDDFPFASGELSQILRDIALASKIVNREINRAGLSNISGAFGSTNIQGEEQQKLDVVANIRFCRALTKGGEVCAIVSEEDDEVIDLQNSSGKYVVAMDPLDGSSNIDVNISIGTIFSIYRRVTPVGSPIQPEDVMQPGSKQVAAGYVLYGSSTMLVYTTGKGVNGFTYEQSLGEFFLSHPNITAPENGKTFSINEGLKSQVSDGVNNYIENCKDRNFSARYIGSLVADFHRNLLKGGIYIYPSTEKAPKGKLRLLYEANSLAFIAEQAGAVASDGKNRILDIIPSSLHQRTPLYIGSKVMVEEAENYLKEAEVTP; encoded by the coding sequence ATGAAAACAAAACCATACCAGCCTAATAACTCTGTTTTAGGCTATTCAGTAGGCGTCACCCTTGACCGATTTATCAAGAGTAAGCAGGACGATTTTCCGTTTGCATCCGGAGAGCTATCACAGATCCTCAGGGATATTGCGTTGGCATCCAAGATCGTCAATCGGGAAATCAACCGCGCAGGGCTTTCCAATATTAGCGGAGCTTTTGGAAGCACCAACATCCAGGGAGAGGAACAACAAAAACTGGATGTAGTCGCCAACATCCGCTTCTGCCGAGCCTTGACCAAGGGCGGTGAGGTCTGTGCTATCGTTTCGGAAGAAGATGACGAAGTGATCGACTTGCAAAACTCCAGCGGTAAATATGTCGTGGCCATGGATCCACTTGATGGCTCCTCCAATATCGACGTCAATATCTCCATCGGAACCATCTTCTCCATTTACAGGCGTGTGACACCAGTAGGGAGCCCTATTCAGCCGGAAGACGTCATGCAGCCAGGCTCCAAGCAAGTAGCCGCTGGATACGTGCTATACGGCTCATCTACCATGTTGGTGTACACTACTGGCAAAGGCGTCAATGGATTCACGTACGAACAGTCTCTCGGAGAGTTCTTTCTCAGCCACCCCAACATCACGGCTCCTGAAAACGGGAAAACTTTCAGCATCAATGAAGGACTGAAATCACAGGTAAGCGATGGAGTAAACAATTATATTGAAAACTGCAAAGACCGCAACTTTAGCGCCAGGTACATTGGCAGTTTGGTGGCGGACTTTCATCGTAATTTATTAAAGGGAGGGATATATATCTATCCAAGTACTGAAAAAGCTCCCAAAGGTAAACTGCGCTTACTCTATGAAGCCAATTCCCTTGCATTTATAGCCGAGCAAGCAGGTGCAGTAGCCTCAGATGGAAAAAACAGGATATTGGACATCATCCCTTCATCATTGCACCAAAGGACACCACTTTACATCGGTTCCAAAGTGATGGTCGAAGAAGCGGAGAACTACCTGAAAGAAGCTGAAGTAACACCATAG
- the trhO gene encoding oxygen-dependent tRNA uridine(34) hydroxylase TrhO, with protein sequence MENSDYSILLYYCYAEIEDPEAYREEHHLFCVENNIRGRIIISSEGLNGTVSGLKDDCDKYMEYVTSDPRFAKTEFKVDQFDKHAFAKIHVRVKPEIVHSSLRHLDPNLRTGKHLDPAEFRELKDQDDVVILDVRSNYEHELGHFKNALRLDIDNFRDFPEKVKALEHLKNKKVLTYCTGGIKCEKASAYLLEQGFEDVYQLHGGIIKYGMEADGADFEGKCYVFDNRVAVDVNKVNPKVISKCHCCGTPSDRMVNCANPECNIHVPICEECAWKYEGACSDECKEHPEKRSYDGTGYYQKNTNGYNPYKGLHRKPEKEKI encoded by the coding sequence ATGGAAAATTCAGATTACAGCATTTTACTTTATTACTGCTATGCAGAGATCGAGGATCCAGAAGCATACAGGGAAGAACATCACTTGTTCTGTGTAGAGAACAATATCCGTGGACGGATCATCATCTCATCTGAAGGCCTGAACGGTACAGTGTCCGGCTTGAAGGATGATTGTGACAAGTACATGGAATATGTAACATCAGATCCACGGTTTGCAAAAACGGAATTTAAAGTCGATCAGTTTGACAAACATGCATTTGCAAAAATACATGTGAGAGTAAAGCCAGAAATAGTACATTCCAGCCTTCGCCACCTCGATCCAAACCTACGAACAGGTAAACACCTAGATCCTGCTGAGTTTAGGGAATTAAAAGACCAAGACGATGTGGTCATCCTAGATGTAAGATCAAATTACGAGCATGAACTTGGCCACTTTAAGAATGCTTTAAGACTCGACATTGACAATTTCAGGGATTTTCCCGAAAAAGTTAAAGCGCTGGAGCACCTCAAAAACAAAAAGGTGCTTACCTATTGCACAGGGGGAATCAAATGCGAAAAGGCATCGGCTTATCTACTGGAGCAGGGATTTGAAGATGTATATCAACTTCATGGAGGGATCATTAAATATGGCATGGAAGCAGATGGAGCTGATTTTGAAGGGAAATGCTACGTCTTTGACAATAGAGTGGCCGTAGATGTCAACAAAGTCAATCCCAAAGTGATTTCCAAGTGCCACTGTTGCGGAACACCATCTGATCGCATGGTCAACTGCGCCAATCCTGAATGCAATATCCACGTACCGATCTGTGAAGAATGTGCGTGGAAGTATGAAGGAGCCTGCTCTGACGAATGCAAAGAGCACCCCGAAAAGCGTTCGTATGACGGTACTGGCTATTATCAAAAAAACACAAACGGCTACAATCCATACAAAGGACTGCATAGAAAGCCAGAAAAGGAAAAAATATAA
- a CDS encoding flavin-containing monooxygenase, which translates to MKETEYVIIGAGQCGLAAGRYLQKAKKDFIILDQHLEVGDSWRNRYESLKLFTPAAYCQLPDLKMALPPNVRPTKNQLADYFSRYASHFDLPIHTNNRVTEIVRQGEAFLVKTTFEQIRAKKVIIANGLCQNSFIPEWADKLSIPYIHSSQYRTPISIKGKKVLVVGGGNSAVQIIADLTNYFDIHWSTLRKPKLRSLIVFGKNILWWGDKFNQLEKPPKATKIKKPEPVYLFDDLKQKIKKAKRQPEVIGAGSNQVTFSNQKTEQFEFVLFATGFRPDYSFVNIEGFESDMDTLREQQGISKIPGLYFLGIPFQRSRSSHLIYGSQRDAEFIVRHARSSD; encoded by the coding sequence ATGAAAGAAACGGAGTATGTAATCATTGGAGCCGGTCAATGTGGCTTGGCAGCAGGAAGGTATTTACAAAAAGCCAAAAAGGACTTCATTATTTTGGACCAGCACCTCGAAGTGGGGGATTCTTGGCGAAATCGTTACGAATCCCTAAAGCTGTTCACTCCTGCTGCTTACTGTCAGTTGCCGGATTTAAAGATGGCTTTGCCACCAAATGTGCGGCCTACAAAAAATCAACTCGCCGATTACTTTTCTCGTTACGCTAGCCATTTTGACCTTCCTATTCATACCAATAACAGGGTAACGGAAATCGTCAGGCAAGGAGAGGCGTTTCTTGTTAAGACGACCTTTGAACAAATCAGGGCAAAAAAAGTCATCATCGCCAATGGTCTGTGCCAAAACTCCTTTATCCCTGAGTGGGCTGATAAGCTAAGTATCCCTTATATCCACAGCAGCCAATACCGTACACCTATTTCCATAAAGGGTAAGAAAGTACTGGTCGTAGGTGGAGGCAATTCTGCCGTTCAGATAATTGCTGATCTCACCAATTATTTTGACATTCACTGGTCTACACTACGAAAACCAAAATTGCGATCTTTGATTGTTTTTGGTAAAAACATTCTTTGGTGGGGTGATAAATTTAACCAGTTAGAAAAGCCTCCCAAGGCAACGAAAATCAAGAAGCCGGAGCCAGTGTACCTTTTTGATGATCTGAAGCAGAAAATTAAAAAAGCTAAAAGGCAGCCAGAGGTGATCGGAGCGGGAAGTAATCAGGTTACTTTCTCAAACCAAAAAACCGAGCAATTTGAATTTGTGCTTTTTGCTACCGGATTCCGGCCTGATTACAGTTTTGTAAATATCGAGGGTTTTGAAAGTGATATGGATACGTTAAGGGAGCAGCAGGGTATTTCCAAGATTCCCGGCCTATACTTTTTAGGTATCCCCTTTCAGCGCAGTCGGAGCTCGCACCTGATCTATGGAAGCCAACGGGATGCCGAATTTATCGTAAGGCATGCCAGGAGTTCTGATTGA
- a CDS encoding acetyltransferase, whose translation MEKPVIILGAKGIAQPALEIFNSNEVTVYGFLDEDESLHGTEINVVPVLGNPEDDGYLKLIGKKSEAFVAVDDNEYRQFLVKLLNDRRKTQPINAIHKTAYISTDAVIGHGNFINAKVNIGTGAEVGSHGIFHSGAIIDHGAKLDDFVQVGAGAVINSGATIEKGAFIGSGVTVVSGVKIGKNARVGAGSVVIADVEEESTVFGNPAVAMNN comes from the coding sequence ATGGAGAAACCAGTAATTATATTAGGCGCAAAAGGTATCGCCCAACCTGCCTTGGAGATATTCAACAGCAATGAGGTGACCGTGTATGGCTTTTTGGATGAAGATGAGAGCCTTCACGGCACGGAGATCAATGTGGTGCCAGTGTTGGGAAATCCAGAAGATGACGGTTACCTGAAGCTTATCGGTAAAAAATCAGAGGCCTTCGTGGCGGTGGATGACAATGAGTATAGACAGTTTCTGGTCAAATTACTCAACGATAGAAGGAAAACCCAGCCTATCAATGCCATCCATAAAACTGCCTATATCTCCACCGACGCAGTCATTGGCCATGGCAATTTTATCAATGCCAAGGTAAATATCGGTACAGGTGCGGAAGTAGGAAGTCATGGCATATTTCATTCTGGTGCCATCATCGACCATGGAGCAAAACTAGATGATTTTGTCCAAGTAGGAGCAGGTGCTGTGATCAACTCAGGCGCAACCATCGAGAAGGGAGCATTTATAGGTTCTGGTGTGACGGTAGTTTCCGGAGTGAAAATTGGGAAAAATGCACGTGTAGGAGCAGGGTCAGTGGTGATTGCTGACGTAGAAGAAGAGTCCACCGTTTTCGGAAATCCTGCCGTAGCCATGAATAATTAA